The stretch of DNA GAAGCAAGATTATACTTACGTTTGCTATCTCCGGGTCTTGGAAAGGTTTGAGGTACATCCACACCACCTTCAAATAATGCTTGACAAGTAGCTACTTCACTTTCCATGTTCATTCTCAGTACTTCATCAGGGTATGGTCACCACTTGATCTTTTCCTAATTCGCATAAACCAGCTTTGGTATCGTCCAGctgcatcttcaagatcAATCTTGATCAATGAGTTGAATCCACCCCGAATTTCGACTATGGTGTCTTTAGTAGGCTTGATATGGATTTTGGTCACTCTGTGATCTGGGATATAAGTTTCGATCTCAGAGGTGATAActttctcatccatcaatgaGAGTAATTGGGATATCTATGTATGACATATAAGCATTGTATGTCACCAAGATAGGGTTGGAAGATACATACCTCTGGTTCGTTCATGTTCAGCAACGATATACCAGGCCATTTCTCAGTCTTGCGAAGTATCCAACAATGATGGACCGGGTCGTTCAAATGATAGAAGCAATATTGACGACAGCACAATCCACAACGACCTCTTTCTACCAGTGCGTGGTAGATGCAGTTGGGTATAGCGCACTTGATGAATGACATTGGATCAAGTGAATATGGTCAGAGTCATAAAGACGAAGAGTAGATCGTGAAATAACCGTAGTAGGTGATTTTCTATTTGTCCATGATgtttgatggaagaagcatCTTAACGGGTTGATGATGCGCACCAGACGTGTCCGTGTATTTTTGAACCCGTCTATCGGTCACTTGTCAATTTTTAGGGTCCTTTGGATGTCTTACGCCTGGCACTGCTCTGTATTTGCTTAATGAAAGTAGACACGACGGCTTGAAATTCTCCATCTTTCGAGAAATGCATACATCCCTAATGTTGAACCCATTTAGAAAGAGCCGAAAACCTATATTTGACCGagtttgtttggttccatCCATGGTTTATCAAACTTGTTCgagatttgatcccgtccTCAGTGTGAAAGGGCGGCGATCACCGCTTCACTTTGCTGTTTTGAAAAAGTTGAGACTGCTCTGGCTTGGAAGGAATGTCGAACTGGATCAATGAGTCAAGTTGTACAGATTACACACATGACCATTTGTTGAGCCTCAAACTAAATAGCGCTTTCACCCCGAAATAAGTCGACCATTAACAAGAAACGCAGACAATATGACAACTCATCACCCTCGTCAATTCCCTATAATCCTCATAACGGGTACCCCCGGTACCGGCAAGACCTTACATTCCCAATTGGTTCAGCAGGAGATGTCAGAGAGTGAGATACCGATGAAACACCTGAATATAGGTGATATAGTGAAAGAACAGGGGTTTCATGAGGGATGGGACGAAGAGTGGAAATGTTGGatagtagatgaagagaggttgttggATTATCTGGAAGGGGTCGTTAATCCTCAAGATGGGCCGAGTCAGACTGGTGAGTGCACTATGCCCATACCATACTGTCAACGTAACATCTCACGAATATGGAGAGGTCAGCTGTTGGATGACATGACCACCAAAGGATGTGTGCCCGAATATTCGGCtgatattgttgttgttgttggtttATTATAGGATTTATACTAGACCATCACGATCCTTCTTTATTCCCCGAACGATGGGTAGACTTAGCAGTAGTTCTGACATGTGATAATTCGGTATTACATGAACGTCTAACAGCTAGGTAAGTTCACTACCTAACATCATATCTATGAATTTACATTCATGATGATTGGAAACTGACCTTTTGAATTGAATCTGTTGTGTAATAGGAATTACCCCCCAAATAAGATAACTGAAAATGTCACTGCCGAAATTATGCAAACGTGTTTATCAGAGACTCGAGAATCGTACGATGAAGAGATAATAGTGGAATTACAGTCGATGGGTCAAGTGGAtaatgaagttgaagagaatGTGGAGAGGATAGTAGAATGGATTGGTCAGTGGAGGAAAGATAGGTTGGAGGGGAAACATGATTATTAGAATGGACTAAATGGGTATAGCAAATATGGACAATCGATTTACTCTACTTTACTATGATATGAGATTGGAATAGATCAATAGCAATTCATTTCCCACAAATTTAGAATTTATAAACATTAGTGGTAGAATCAGTTCTTAGCTTCGTTTATTTTGAGGATCGAAATATCCATTCATTGAATTATTTTGACATTACTTCCAGCCATTTAGGCCAAAAAGTCAAGATTAAACGTAATTGTAACATATGCATTTTGAAAAATCGTTACTTGTAAGATATAAATATTAAAATATTTAGAAAAGAATATACATCCTATCGCATCTCATCTAATCACACATATTGATCCTATCCATCTCACAactctccttctccaaaTCTTTGCACATCTTATCAAAGCGGAGTTGCTCTAGATGGAATCGCTTATCCATAGTTACTAAACGATGAGTAAACACATCGTTAGCTAGTGGATCCCTTTTAGCAACAAAAGAAGTAAAGACGCTAACTTACAGTCTGAATACGTCGTTGAAGACAAAGTAGCTTCCACCTTCGGGCATCAACTATTATTAAAGTGAAGTATCAGTAAGCATTCTCCATAACGACCACAAATTCTCGCTATGGACTATGGCAGagtttatcttcttctgagcGCGGGATCTGAATCCTTCGGAAAGTCAAGTAGCCTTGGAGAATGACCATTGATATTCCCCCGTTGTCCGTGTGCCCCGCTCAATCTGACTTCATGAATAACAATCTtcgaattcctcttctctcgcATCATAATACCCGCTAACCGATTGACGTATCGTATCGCTCCGccaatccccttcttccccttctttccctacAGCTGAAAGTATAGTAAATAGCGGAAAACCACTCACGTGGAAGACTTGGGTGAATTGTAAAGGATTtgtaccatcatcaactaaTAATTGACCGGTAACGAGTACGATGAGAGAGgcggtggaaggtgaggaaggttgagCATCGATGGTGACGATTTTATGTTGGACTTTGGCGAATGGGAGGTTCTACGGTATGAACGAAGTTGAAAGGGTTAGTCACTAAGCTTTTATAGTGAGATTGTCCTGGGGAAACAAGGCTAAATGTTACACCTCAGCCTGACTCACCACAAGCTTCTCAGTGATAGCTTGAGAACCTTGGATTTGGGTTGATTCCCAAGTAAGCATCGAGGTGTCTCTCTGAATAATCACGCgcacatcagctgacttgttGCTCGGGTTAGGCACAGTTGGCTCTATGGATCAGCTGAATACGTACGTAAAGAGAGGCAAGTCCATTTCGATCAGAGTCGAATTGTTGGTAATAGAATTCTACATCAACCATATGTCAGTCCGCAATAACAGCTAGTTTGCTATACACTAGAAATGGGATTACCAGCTGAGAGACGTACGGGTGAATTGTTGGGCAATGGCGGTAGGATCAGACATCTTGTATGAGTGTTGTGGTGGTGGCAACTGGTGATTAGCTGTGGGAGAAGGAACGTCAATAGATGATCAACATTGACATTGACTCTTGGATCTAAATCTCACCTCGTCTTGCATGCACTTTCAGCGCGTTATGGGGTCAACACTCATGGAATGTGCCACTGTGTCGGGATTACGGCGATGTACCACCTGTAGGAGGGTTACGGATGGAGACTCCGCATGTGATCAGTGCTCAGGAAAAGGGGTCGATCACCGAGCGCGTCTTGCTTTGTGAGTTTGTGACTTTGTGACTTTGTCTTTTCTGCACAGCTAACAGCTATAAATACATATGTTAACACCTTGTCAAGCAACCAGTCAATTTGATAATCCACTCATAAACATACAaatatcctttcatcccataACTCGTATTCATCAATTCAACTGATCAATATCTTCCTCAGATTGACACAATcgttcattcccatttccatcttcatcttgctaCAACAGAGAACCAACTACATCTCCTCTCATTCACTCATTTCGAACCTTTTCTTCTACACTCCAATACAGCTGAACAACACAAGATGCTACCTACCCTCGCTTTATTCTCTGTACTTACCGCTCTCATCGCTTCGGTCTCGGCTGTACCGTGCGTACAATTCGATTCGAGCTGGAATCTGTACGCGTTCGGTGGTAGTGAAGATGTCAAATTGGGTGCTAACACCACTTGGTCTTGTGAGTTGTCCTGTAGCATTGGATCTACGGAAATGACAACTGACAAAGGTTATATAGCGCCTTCGACGTCTACCTTATCCTCATCTGGACGACCGTAAGTTGTCTTGAGCTCTTCATATATCAGACCTAGCTCACGCTACTTGTTTAGCCCTTGGACTGGTACCAACTCGCAATGTATCCTCTCTCAAACCAACAATGCGTTGTATGTCGTTGGAAGTGATAGCAGTGATCTAAGCGTGAGTTTTTTGAAACTTAGTCGGGTCATACTAAGCAGCTAACTCACACCGTTCACGTTGAATAGAAAATCTACGTATACAACTTCGCTTCTGATTCATGGTCCACACAGACCACTTCCGGTGCACCCTCCGATTTGGGCAACTCCCGATCCGCCTCTGTGCTCGACCACGACACTAATGTCATCTACACcctcaccacctcatccGGATTATACCAACTTGACATGTCTAGTGTAACCAACTCTGCCTCCTCGAGTGCCCTAGCATGGGAAGCAGTTGAgaactcttccttctcggtCGATGGGTATACCGTCACTGCTACTCAGGCGGCCAACCACATCTTCTACTTTGGTGTACCCAACACTGCAGCAGGATCAGCCAACGTATTCGTAGTTCACTACGCCTACTTCCAACCTGATGCTCAGGCTTTCAATGGAACCGCTTTCCCCGATACAGCCGGACAAGCCATTTCCATCCCAACTGAATCAGATAGCGTACCGTACTCTATGGTATTTGTCCCTAACGATTTCTCCAACACTTACATCGCTACTCATTGGACCGACCTGGGTGATTACACCGTTACGTCGGATGCCCCATTCGCCACTGATTTGATCAACTCCACTCAAACCATCCCTGCTCCCACTTCGCAAGACAAGACAGCTTCGTACGCTGCCTCACCATATGATCTGGTACAAGTTGATTCTTCAGGTGATATCTATTACTACGCTACTCCCGTCAACGCAGATTATACCGTGTCGTCAAGTGGTTCATGGCAAAAACTAAGTTATTCCGTATCGGGCggatcaacttcttccaccaactcgacttcatcggcttcttcctctgcttccGCATCTGCATCCGGATCACAAGCTTCAGGAAGTGCTACTGCCAGTAAGACCGCGAGTGGCTCTTCGTCCGCTTCAGCCAGTGGTTCagcagcttcctcctcatcctcgtcgtcttcttcttccggtgCTGGGAAGAATGTAGTTGCCAGAGGTGATTTGTTGGGTTTGGCTGTGGGAGTGGTAGCTTTGGGTGTTAGTATGTTGATATAAGGGGTATGAGGCGACACTTTGCTCGGTATCTACACctatatcaagatcgagatcaatGAGACAACGGATCGTTCAGCTCAGGCAGCAAAGAGGACACGGACATTGTTTACGGAATTCAGTACATATCCTATATcctatatcatattcatattcatactcatAGCAGTCACTTGCATCCTATCCTATATTTCTTAGTACACGTAGGACTCGTCTACACATTCACTTGTTTGTTCCTTTATTATGCATCTTGCATCTTGTTATGATCCTATGGGTCCACTCATGTTGCCACACCTGGTGAGATGGTTATCTGACGGGATCAAACTAAGCCGGTTACGAGTAAATCCGATTTGATCGTTTGAAACTGAAGAGATAAGGAATGTTAGCTGAGTACATAACCATTGTGCCTGATTAGAATAACGGCAAGAACCAGTTGGGGTTATTATCAAGACCATCCTTTTAAGTATCCCTTTCCCACACCATCTACCTTCACGGCGTAGGACcagtatatcatcagtcTTCCTTGCCAGCTGGTCTTCAGTCTCGAGCGGTATAACAGCATCTTAACATCTCAAGTCAGAAGTACCGACCTGGTTGTTGACATCCATCTGTCACTGGAGCACTCTTCTCAAGATGCATCTCCTACCTCGAGAGCAAGTGAGTAGTTATCGTTCTGGTCTTCAGCAGATATGTTACATCCCATTCGGGGATTCTTGATCACTGATGACCTGTGTTACACCCAGGACAAGctcatcctctccaaccTCGGTATCCTAGCCCAGCGTCGACTAGCCCGTGGTCTGACCCTCAACCGGTCCGAAACTATCGCCCTGATCGCCTCACAACTACATGAATTCATCAGAGATGGTCATCACTCCGTAGCCGAACTGATGGACttgggaaagaagatgttAGGTAGGAGACATGTGATGGTAGGTGTGGCTGAGGGTATACACGATATCCAAGTAGAAGGCACATTTGAAGATGGGAGTTTCTTGGTAACTGTACATGATCCGATATGttcagatgatggtgattgtaAGTTTATCCCCTATCACATAACTGAATAACATGACGGTATAAGAGATCAAGTCGGTATTGatgctgataatgatattACCTTCGTTATTTGTCATTTGGTGTTTATAGTGAACAACGCATTATACGGATCTTTCCTCCCtatcccatcctcatcttcattcccCTTACCAGACCCCTTACCTCCCAACAAACACTTAGCAGGCTCAGTAATCTGtctcaaatccaaaatcCCTCTTAATGTAAATCGACGTCGATTTTACTTGGAAGTATCCAATTTGGGAGATAGACCAATCCAAGTGGGATCTCATTATCCATTCTTGGAGGTGAACCCATACCTCCAATTCGATAGGTTGTTATCCTATGGATATAGATTGGATATTGCCGCTGGGACTGCTGTGAGGTTCGAACCTGGAGAGAAAAAGACGGTGGGTATGGTTGAATTGGGTGGTAAGAAGATCTTATATGGTGGAAGTGGTTTAGGTGCGGGGCAGTTTGACGAAGGAAATAGAGAGACAACAGTGAAAGAAAAAGTGGAACAAGGTGGGTTCAGACATAAAAAGCAGGAGGAAGTGAAGGAGGCGAAAGTGGTCGAGATGGATCGAGAAGTCGTGAGTGTCCATTCACTACATCTCACGTCAAATCAATTTGCTGGTTGAGCCATTACCGTAATCAGGAAATGTGCTAATTTCCTGCTTACTCAGTACGCCTCCATGTTCGGTCCCACCACTGGCGATAAAGTTCAACTTGCCGATACGGATCTATGGATCGAGGTGGAGAAAGATCATACCGTATATGGAGATGAATGCAAATTTGGCGGAGGTAAGTGGATCTTCTGCTCCTAAGCTATAGATACTAACCCTCAATGTTTCCCGTCTCGACCGATACTGATGTTCTCTTTCGCATCATAGGTAAAGTCCTTCGAGATGGACAAGGTCAAGCATCAAATagatcagatgaagaagtattggATCTGGTCATTACAAATGCCTTGATCGTTGATTGGAGTGGTATCTATAAGGTATATACCAGACCGCCTGCCACAATGTTCACTCCAGATGTACTAATTATATAGCTACTCAGGCCGATATTGGTGTCAAGAATGGTATAATTGTCGGTATTGGTAAAGCTGGTAATCCAGATATCATGGATAACGTCACCGAAGGGATGATCTTTGGATCTAACACCGAAGCTATCGCTGGAGAGAAATTGATAGTCACTGCTGGTGCTTTGGACGTGCACGTTCATTATATCTGTACTCAACTCTGGCCCGAGGTGAGCCCCGCGAGTACTGTATCGAGATTAGTGAGCTGATGTTGCTGCGGGTAATTGATAGGCCCTCGCATCCGGTATCACCACTCTTTTGGGAGGTGGTACAGGTCCAGCGGACGGTACCAATGCCACGACATGTACACCATCGAAATTCTACATGGAAGCAATGTTACATGCTACCGATACCATCCCTCTCAATTTCGGATTCACAGGTAAAGGTAATGACGCCGGTGTGAAAGGTTTGAAAGATATTGTGGAGGCCGGTGCATGTGGATTGAAATTACATGAGGATTGGGGATCTACACCGGAATGTATCGATAGGGCGTTAAGTGTTGgggatgattatgatgttCAGGTGAGCTCAGTTTACCCTTCTTTATAAGAGGGAGGAGTAGGGATTGATGTACTCTGTTATACTAGGTCAACATCCATACTGATACGCTCAACGAGAGTGGGTATGTAGAGAGTACCTTGGCGGCTATCAAAGGGAGAACTATTCATACGTGAGCTGACTGCCAAATAAACATGATGAACCTTGCAGGAAGCTGACAGGTCGTTACAGGTATCACACCGAGGGTGCTGGAGGTGGTCATGCACCTGATATCATCGTCGTAGTCGAACAAGAGAATGTTTTGCCCAGTTCGACAAACCCTACTAGACCGTATGCTATGAACACATTGGACGAACATCTTGACGTAAGTTTATCATCAAATTTACCAGCAATGTTTTCAAATTGACTTAATGATCACAATGATgatagatgttgatggtatgtCACCATCTCGACAAATCCATTCCCGAAGACATCGCTTTTGCGGATTCCCGTATCCGAGCGGAGACAGTAGCTGCCGAAGATGTCTTACAGGACAACGGAGCGATCTCGATGATCTCGAGTGATTCTCAAGCGATGGGTAGGATTGGCGAAGTGATAGCTAGGACATGGAGGACGGCAGCTAAGATGAAAGATGTCAGAGGAtctttggaaggtgatagTGAGAAGAATGACAAtgagagggtgaagaggtaTATCGCCAAATATACGATTAATCCGTAAGTGATGTTTCTACCTTATGCTCCAATATATCGAGGTAGTATAATCATAATCACTAGCTGTAAGATGTGATGTCTCATCGTTGTACTTGGCGGTATGCTAATTCGAGCTCTTGCACTGGTTTAGCGCAATCACCCACGGAATGTCACATTTGATCGGATCAGTAGAAGTGGGTAAACTGGCCGATCTGGTGATTTGGAAACCTGAAAATTTCGGTGCACGACCCGAAATGGTCCTTAAAGGAGGAGTGATCGCCTGGGCTCAAATGGGAGATGCCAATGCTTCGATTCCAACCGTCCAACCTGTCTTCGGAAGACCGATGTGGGGTGCTCAACCGGAGGTGGCACCGAGATGTTCGATCGTTTGGGTCAGTCAAGCTTCGATTGATACTGGTCAGTGCAATCTCTACTATATCTAAAAATCCCGGAAGTTTGGTGATTGACTTGACATGTGGGGTGCGTTATAGGTACGATCGAAAAGTACGGTATCAAGAAACGTGCGGAGGGCGTCAAGAATTGCAGAAAGATtggtaagaaggatatgaAATTGAATAACTATAAACCAAAGATGAGTGGTGAGTGCTTATCACTTTGATCTGCTTATCAAGTGCGGTCTCATCTGCTGATCTATATGGACGTGGTCAGTCGATCCTGAAACGTACGAAGTGCTAGCGGATGGTGTGCTGTGCGATGCGCCTCCTGCGACACACCTACCCCTCACCAAGAAACATTTTGTATACTGAAATTAAGAGTCCATAAGATCGGGAtgctccttcctctccctctcatgGCTATGTATGGAATTGGTCAACCCATAATGCGAGGAGGCGATTCCAAGATGATGGCAATGGATGATGTTGTCAGTACCATTCCCGAGAGAGAACAGTGGTGTAATGTAGATGACCTTGCACAAATCCCAACCCCCGATCATTACTCGTTGCATCTTTACATCAGATTTGTAGAACCATCCGATCATTTGAATGATTATTGACCCTCAACGTCGGTCTTACGAAGTCGAGAATGACTGGAAAGTTGTCGTGCTTCCTTGAAGTAGACTTTGGGTGAGTCGTTACTTTTCATATCCAAATCTAGGTCACAGATGGGCTTACGCCTCAGCTAGGTTTAtgcaatgttgatgatgatgaagtagaaATGGCTTACGCATTCTGCAATTACAGTAAGGATCAGTCGTCGCGGGAACCTTCAAGCAGAAATTCAATTGAACGCCCTGTTTATCGCACTCGTTAGGGTTGGTAATGACAACGCATTTGACTGCTGAGGTGTTGACAGGGTGAACTCGAAGACTAAGGAGAACATTTATGTTGGCAATAGGGAATCATACCGATCTGAGAATCAGCCACccaatgggaagaaggtacGGGTGTCAAATGATGGAATTTCCTTACTAGCAATTCGCAGCTGTATCTACCCAAATGTGGTCGTGAGCGGCGATGTTGTCCAAACTACGGTGGAACGGTACTTTAGCTAGGGCGGACGAAGCAGCCTTCCGAAGACAAGAAACTTTCACGCTCACTGTGGCATTGTGCTAAGATTGCGTATGCAATGAATTAATAGGTATGTTCACTTAGACTGTCAATGGGCAAGACAGACTGCTCGAGCACTCTGGCTGGCATTCTTAAATGATATAACGAGCCAAAGAACAAAAAACACTCGATTTACTTCAAAGAGCCATGTCGCCTCGCATTATGGGCGTTCTTTATGCGTGTGGGTACGGCTGGGTACATTGATAGGGGGTTCTCTATTGTCCGGTGCATCTACTATAGCCCATCAGTCATTGAAATCTCGCTACGAAGGACACACAGGTAGGTGTGTGGACTCGATCCATATTCGGTTGTATAGGTGGGTTTGTATACATCTGGATATGTGCAGAGCAAGAGCAGCCGCTTGTTAATCCGCCACATCCTTATGCGCCGTGTGCATGGGTTTACCTGACATGTACAGCATATGTAAGCCGTGTTTCGATTGCTTGTCACAGAGCAAGCATCG from Kwoniella europaea PYCC6329 chromosome 2, complete sequence encodes:
- a CDS encoding urease, with amino-acid sequence MHLLPREQDKLILSNLGILAQRRLARGLTLNRSETIALIASQLHEFIRDGHHSVAELMDLGKKMLGRRHVMVGVAEGIHDIQVEGTFEDGSFLVTVHDPICSDDGDLNNALYGSFLPIPSSSSFPLPDPLPPNKHLAGSVICLKSKIPLNVNRRRFYLEVSNLGDRPIQVGSHYPFLEVNPYLQFDRLLSYGYRLDIAAGTAVRFEPGEKKTVGMVELGGKKILYGGSGLGAGQFDEGNRETTVKEKVEQGGFRHKKQEEVKEAKVVEMDREVYASMFGPTTGDKVQLADTDLWIEVEKDHTVYGDECKFGGGKVLRDGQGQASNRSDEEVLDLVITNALIVDWSGIYKADIGVKNGIIVGIGKAGNPDIMDNVTEGMIFGSNTEAIAGEKLIVTAGALDVHVHYICTQLWPEALASGITTLLGGGTGPADGTNATTCTPSKFYMEAMLHATDTIPLNFGFTGKGNDAGVKGLKDIVEAGACGLKLHEDWGSTPECIDRALSVGDDYDVQVNIHTDTLNESGYVESTLAAIKGRTIHTYHTEGAGGGHAPDIIVVVEQENVLPSSTNPTRPYAMNTLDEHLDMLMVCHHLDKSIPEDIAFADSRIRAETVAAEDVLQDNGAISMISSDSQAMGRIGEVIARTWRTAAKMKDVRGSLEGDSEKNDNERVKRYIAKYTINPAITHGMSHLIGSVEVGKLADLVIWKPENFGARPEMVLKGGVIAWAQMGDANASIPTVQPVFGRPMWGAQPEVAPRCSIVWVSQASIDTGTIEKYGIKKRAEGVKNCRKIGKKDMKLNNYKPKMSVDPETYEVLADGVLCDAPPATHLPLTKKHFVY